Proteins encoded within one genomic window of Brenneria nigrifluens DSM 30175 = ATCC 13028:
- the argE gene encoding acetylornithine deacetylase, which yields MTAAIGILSELIAFPTLSRQSNLALIDYVEDYLAGHGVSARRVYSSDGQRANLYATIGPQDRGGICLSGHSDVVPVAGQPWSSDPFTLTRRGDRLYGRGTADMKGFIACVLALAPRFVQGTRGADARPIHIAISYDEEIGCVGVRGLLDQLARDAVRPTGCIIGEPTMMRIATAHKGKSAWRCTVLGQAAHSSQPQQGVNAIEYAAELIMFLRQRGRDWQEGVSDTRYEPAWSTVQTGTVRGGAVVNVVPDRCEFDFEIRPLPGSDHHLLADELGHFARRQIMPQMRRVAGDANIQLEALSAYPGLRDDASLDALKHRCAAAAEQPGFHALAFGTEAGLFQQAGIPSVVCGPGSIAQAHKADEYIDCGQLDRCQAFLARALGV from the coding sequence ATGACTGCCGCCATTGGTATCCTGTCCGAACTGATTGCTTTTCCTACTCTCAGCCGTCAGTCCAATCTGGCGCTGATTGACTATGTGGAGGACTATCTGGCCGGTCACGGCGTTAGCGCGCGCCGGGTGTACAGCTCCGACGGCCAGCGGGCGAATCTCTACGCCACCATCGGGCCGCAGGATCGGGGCGGGATCTGCCTTTCCGGCCACTCGGATGTGGTGCCGGTGGCGGGACAGCCGTGGAGCAGCGATCCGTTCACGCTAACGCGGCGCGGCGATCGTCTCTATGGGCGCGGAACGGCGGATATGAAAGGGTTTATCGCCTGCGTACTGGCGCTGGCGCCGCGTTTTGTGCAGGGTACGCGCGGCGCCGACGCCCGGCCGATACATATCGCCATCAGCTATGACGAAGAGATCGGCTGCGTCGGCGTGCGCGGCCTGCTGGATCAACTGGCGCGGGACGCCGTGCGCCCGACGGGATGCATCATCGGCGAACCGACCATGATGCGCATCGCCACCGCGCATAAAGGGAAAAGCGCCTGGCGCTGCACCGTGCTCGGTCAGGCGGCGCACTCTTCCCAGCCGCAACAGGGAGTGAACGCCATCGAATACGCCGCCGAACTGATAATGTTTCTGCGTCAGCGTGGGCGCGACTGGCAAGAGGGCGTAAGCGATACGCGCTACGAGCCGGCCTGGTCGACGGTACAGACGGGAACGGTGCGCGGCGGCGCGGTGGTCAACGTGGTGCCGGACCGCTGCGAATTCGATTTTGAAATCCGTCCGCTGCCGGGCAGCGATCACCATCTGCTGGCGGATGAGCTGGGTCATTTCGCCCGCCGGCAAATCATGCCGCAGATGCGGCGGGTCGCCGGCGACGCGAACATTCAGCTTGAGGCGCTGTCGGCCTATCCTGGTTTGCGGGACGATGCGTCGCTGGATGCGCTGAAACACCGCTGCGCGGCGGCGGCGGAACAGCCCGGATTTCACGCGCTGGCGTTCGGCACCGAGGCCGGATTGTTTCAACAGGCGGGGATCCCGTCCGTCGTCTGCGGACCAGGATCGATTGCACAGGCCCATAAGGCGGACGAGTATATCGACTGCGGTCAGTTGGATCGGTGTCAGGCGTTTCTGGCGCGGGCGCTCGGCGTATAG
- the acnB gene encoding bifunctional aconitate hydratase 2/2-methylisocitrate dehydratase → MLEEYRKHVAERAAQGIVPKPLDATQMAALVESLKHPPAGEEHVLLDLLINRVPPGVDEAAYVKAGFLAAIAKGEASSPLIDPDKAVELLGTMQGGYNIHPLIDALDNKDLASIAAKALSHTLLMFDNFYDVEEKAKAGNVHAKQVIQSWADAEWFLSRPALAEKITVTVFKVTGETNTDDLSPAPDAWSRPDIPLHALAMLKNAREGIEPDQPGVVGPIKQIEALNKKGFPLAYVGDVVGTGSSRKSATNSVLWFMGDDIPHVPNKRGGGVVLGGKIAPIFFNTMEDAGALPIEVDVNDLNMGDVIDIYPYEGEVRRHDNGDILATFALKTDVLLDEVRAGGRIPLIIGRGLTSKARESLGMPPSSVFRIAKAVADSDKGFSLAQKMVGRACGVAGIRPNEYCEPKMTSVGSQDTTGPMTRDELKDLACLGFSADLVMQSFCHTAAYPKPVDVTTHHTLPDFIMNRGGVSLRPGDGVIHSWLNRMLLPDTVGTGGDSHTRFPIGISFPAGSGLVAFAAATGVMPLDMPESVLVRFKGKMQPGITLRDLVHAIPLYAIKQGLLTVEKKGKKNIFSGRILEIEGLPDLKVEQAFELTDASAERSAAGCTIKLDKAPIIEYLNSNIVLLKWMISEGYGDRRTLERRIQGMEKWLADPQLLESDADAEYAAVIDIDLAEIKEPILCAPNDPDDARWLSDVAGEKIDEVFIGSCMTNIGHFRAAGKLLDSHKGQLPTRLWVAPPTKMDAAQLTEEGYYSVFGKSGARIEIPGCSLCMGNQARVADGSTVVSTSTRNFPNRLGTGANVYLASAELAAVASLLGRLPTPGEYQAYMEQVDKTALDTYRYLNFDRLDHYTDKADGVIFQTAV, encoded by the coding sequence GTGCTAGAAGAATATCGTAAGCACGTAGCCGAGCGGGCTGCACAGGGGATTGTTCCCAAGCCGTTAGACGCCACACAGATGGCGGCGCTGGTTGAGTCATTGAAACATCCGCCGGCTGGTGAAGAGCACGTTTTACTGGATCTACTGATTAACCGCGTTCCCCCTGGCGTTGATGAAGCCGCATACGTTAAAGCCGGCTTTCTGGCGGCCATTGCCAAAGGCGAGGCCTCTTCCCCGCTGATCGATCCTGACAAAGCCGTTGAGCTGCTGGGCACCATGCAGGGCGGTTATAATATTCACCCGTTGATTGATGCGCTGGACAATAAAGATCTGGCGTCGATCGCGGCAAAAGCGCTGTCTCACACGCTGTTGATGTTTGATAACTTTTATGACGTGGAAGAAAAGGCCAAAGCCGGTAATGTCCATGCCAAACAGGTTATTCAATCCTGGGCCGACGCCGAGTGGTTCCTCTCTCGTCCCGCGCTGGCGGAAAAAATTACCGTTACCGTATTCAAGGTGACCGGCGAAACCAACACCGATGACCTCTCTCCCGCGCCCGATGCCTGGTCGCGTCCGGATATTCCTCTGCATGCGCTGGCGATGCTGAAAAACGCCCGCGAAGGCATCGAACCCGATCAGCCCGGCGTGGTCGGGCCGATCAAACAGATTGAAGCGCTGAACAAGAAAGGCTTCCCGCTGGCCTATGTCGGCGATGTGGTCGGCACCGGCTCTTCCCGCAAGTCCGCCACCAACTCCGTGTTGTGGTTTATGGGCGACGACATTCCTCATGTGCCCAACAAGCGCGGCGGCGGGGTGGTGCTGGGCGGTAAAATCGCCCCTATCTTCTTCAATACCATGGAAGATGCCGGCGCGCTGCCGATTGAGGTGGACGTCAACGACCTGAACATGGGCGATGTGATTGATATCTATCCGTACGAGGGCGAGGTTCGTCGCCATGATAACGGCGATATATTGGCGACCTTTGCGCTGAAAACCGACGTGCTGCTGGATGAAGTGCGCGCCGGCGGCCGTATTCCGCTGATTATCGGCCGAGGGCTGACCTCAAAAGCGCGTGAATCGCTGGGGATGCCGCCGAGCTCTGTGTTCCGCATCGCCAAAGCCGTGGCCGACAGCGATAAAGGCTTCTCGCTGGCGCAGAAAATGGTGGGGCGCGCCTGCGGCGTTGCCGGTATTCGTCCGAATGAATATTGCGAACCGAAAATGACCTCGGTCGGCTCCCAGGACACCACCGGGCCGATGACCCGTGATGAGCTGAAGGATCTGGCCTGCCTCGGTTTCTCCGCCGATCTGGTGATGCAGTCATTCTGCCACACCGCCGCCTATCCGAAGCCGGTGGACGTCACCACCCATCATACGCTGCCGGATTTCATTATGAACCGCGGCGGGGTATCGCTGCGTCCGGGGGACGGGGTGATCCACTCCTGGCTCAACCGTATGCTGCTGCCGGATACCGTCGGCACCGGCGGCGATTCCCATACCCGTTTCCCCATCGGCATCTCCTTCCCGGCCGGTTCCGGGCTGGTGGCGTTTGCGGCGGCGACCGGCGTAATGCCGCTGGATATGCCGGAATCCGTGCTGGTGCGTTTTAAAGGCAAAATGCAGCCGGGCATCACCCTGCGCGACCTGGTGCATGCCATTCCGCTGTATGCGATTAAGCAAGGGCTGCTGACCGTCGAGAAGAAAGGCAAAAAGAATATTTTCTCCGGCCGTATTCTGGAAATCGAAGGGTTGCCGGATCTGAAGGTGGAGCAGGCGTTCGAACTGACCGACGCCTCGGCGGAGCGTTCCGCCGCCGGCTGTACCATCAAGCTGGATAAAGCGCCGATTATCGAGTATCTGAACTCCAATATCGTGCTGCTGAAATGGATGATCTCGGAGGGGTACGGCGATCGCCGTACGCTGGAGCGCCGTATTCAGGGGATGGAGAAATGGCTGGCCGATCCGCAACTGCTTGAATCCGACGCGGATGCCGAATACGCCGCAGTGATCGATATCGATCTGGCGGAAATTAAAGAGCCGATCCTCTGCGCGCCGAACGATCCGGATGACGCCCGCTGGCTGTCCGACGTGGCCGGCGAGAAGATCGACGAGGTGTTTATCGGTTCCTGTATGACCAATATCGGCCACTTCCGCGCCGCCGGTAAGCTGCTGGATAGTCACAAAGGCCAGTTGCCTACCCGCCTGTGGGTGGCGCCGCCGACCAAAATGGACGCCGCGCAGTTGACCGAAGAGGGATACTACAGCGTGTTCGGCAAGAGCGGGGCGCGTATCGAGATCCCCGGCTGTTCGCTGTGTATGGGCAATCAGGCGCGCGTGGCGGACGGGTCAACGGTGGTTTCCACCTCTACGCGTAACTTCCCGAACCGCTTGGGCACCGGCGCCAATGTTTATCTGGCTTCCGCGGAGTTGGCGGCGGTGGCTTCGCTGCTGGGCCGTCTGCCGACGCCTGGGGAATACCAGGCTTATATGGAGCAGGTGGATAAAACCGCGCTGGATACCTACCGCTATCTGAACTTCGACCGTCTGGATCACTATACCGATAAAGCGGACGGGGTGATTTTCCAGACGGCGGTGTAA
- a CDS encoding alkene reductase → MPSLFDPIKIGAIPLSNRIVMAPLTRMHAFEQRIPSALSLEYYVQRASAGLILTEATAVTPQGVGYPNTPGIWSEEQIASWKKINDAVHQAGGKVVIQLWHVGRISDPLYLDGELPVAPSAIAPEGHVATIRPYKPYVVPRALETEEIAGLVADFRQAAENAKRAGFDGVEIHAANGYLFDQFLHDGSNKRTDQYGGSIANRARFLLETVDAILEVWPAERIGVHLNTMSDTHSVQDSNPQALFGYVAEQLNERHLAFIFVREALTTPVRILPLIRQRFSGTLIANDGLTRESAERLIADGEADAVSFGRLYIANPDLVERFRLNAPLNALNSATIYSADSTGYTDYPTLDQVDG, encoded by the coding sequence ATGCCAAGTTTATTTGATCCGATCAAGATAGGCGCCATTCCATTATCCAATCGTATTGTTATGGCGCCGCTCACCCGTATGCATGCCTTCGAACAGCGTATTCCCAGCGCGTTGTCGCTGGAATACTACGTTCAGCGGGCCAGCGCCGGTCTGATTTTGACCGAAGCCACCGCGGTAACGCCGCAAGGGGTGGGCTACCCCAATACGCCGGGCATCTGGTCGGAAGAACAGATCGCAAGCTGGAAAAAGATTAATGACGCGGTGCATCAGGCCGGCGGAAAAGTGGTTATCCAGCTCTGGCACGTCGGGCGCATTTCCGATCCGCTTTATCTGGATGGCGAACTGCCGGTCGCGCCCAGCGCCATTGCGCCGGAAGGCCATGTGGCTACGATCCGTCCGTATAAGCCTTACGTGGTGCCGCGCGCGCTGGAAACGGAGGAAATAGCCGGACTGGTGGCGGATTTCCGTCAGGCGGCGGAAAATGCCAAACGCGCCGGTTTTGACGGGGTGGAAATCCATGCCGCCAACGGCTATCTGTTCGATCAGTTCCTGCACGACGGTTCCAATAAGCGGACGGATCAATACGGCGGCTCCATCGCCAACCGCGCCCGTTTTCTGCTGGAAACGGTGGACGCCATACTGGAGGTGTGGCCGGCGGAGCGGATAGGTGTGCATCTGAATACCATGTCCGACACCCATTCCGTACAGGATTCCAACCCGCAGGCGCTGTTCGGCTACGTGGCCGAACAGCTGAACGAGCGTCATCTGGCGTTTATCTTCGTGCGTGAGGCGCTGACGACGCCGGTGCGCATTCTTCCGTTGATCCGCCAACGTTTTAGCGGCACGCTGATTGCCAACGATGGGTTGACGCGCGAGTCCGCCGAGCGGCTGATTGCCGATGGCGAAGCGGATGCGGTGTCTTTCGGGCGGCTTTATATCGCCAATCCGGATCTGGTGGAGCGTTTCCGACTCAACGCGCCGTTAAACGCCCTGAATAGCGCCACCATCTACAGTGCCGACAGCACCGGGTATACCGACTACCCGACGCTGGATCAGGTCGACGGCTAA
- the yacL gene encoding protein YacL — translation MDYEFLRDVTGQVMVRMSMGHEAVGHWFNEEVKGQLAVLDAVEEAARRVAGSERQWRKVGHEYTLLLDGEEVMIQANLLEFVVDEMEEGMSYYDEESLSLCGLEDFLDLVAKYREFVRQR, via the coding sequence ATGGACTATGAATTCTTGCGGGACGTTACCGGGCAGGTAATGGTACGAATGTCGATGGGACATGAGGCGGTCGGGCACTGGTTTAATGAAGAGGTCAAAGGGCAACTGGCGGTATTGGACGCCGTGGAAGAGGCCGCCCGCCGGGTGGCGGGAAGCGAACGGCAGTGGCGGAAAGTCGGCCACGAATATACGCTGCTGCTGGACGGCGAGGAAGTCATGATTCAGGCAAACCTGCTGGAATTCGTCGTCGATGAAATGGAAGAGGGCATGAGCTACTACGATGAAGAAAGCCTGTCGCTGTGCGGCCTGGAGGACTTTCTCGATCTGGTGGCGAAATACCGTGAGTTTGTGCGGCAGCGTTGA
- a CDS encoding helix-turn-helix domain-containing protein has protein sequence MSIYPIRNDSDYQTALGQISPLFDNPPEPGTPEGDFFDVMVTLIESYEAKHFPVDLPDPIEAIKFRMEQSGLTPKDLQPAIGRLNRVYEILNGKRNLTLPMIWNLHTMFNIPAESLIRPGRVTPSA, from the coding sequence ATGTCGATTTATCCTATCCGCAATGACAGCGACTATCAGACCGCGCTTGGACAAATCTCTCCTTTATTCGATAATCCACCAGAACCCGGCACGCCAGAAGGAGATTTTTTTGATGTGATGGTAACACTTATTGAATCCTATGAGGCCAAACACTTTCCTGTGGATCTCCCCGACCCCATTGAAGCGATTAAATTTCGTATGGAACAATCGGGATTGACGCCCAAAGATCTTCAGCCGGCTATCGGTCGCTTAAATCGCGTTTATGAAATACTCAACGGCAAGCGAAATCTGACGCTGCCGATGATCTGGAATTTACATACCATGTTCAATATTCCTGCCGAAAGCCTGATAAGACCGGGGAGGGTTACGCCATCCGCCTAA
- a CDS encoding type II toxin-antitoxin system HigB family toxin: MKIIAIGRLREFWELHPDAEQPLKAWVDEVRNAHWLTPNELKAQFRHASILKSRRVVFNIKGNEYRLIASVAYRFGAMYIKFIGTHRQYDAIDANTIEGE, from the coding sequence ATGAAAATTATCGCTATCGGCAGATTACGCGAGTTCTGGGAATTGCATCCGGATGCGGAGCAGCCGCTTAAAGCCTGGGTTGATGAAGTCAGAAATGCCCATTGGCTTACTCCAAATGAGTTAAAAGCGCAGTTTCGCCATGCCAGCATCTTGAAAAGCCGCCGGGTGGTTTTTAATATCAAAGGCAACGAGTATCGTCTTATCGCGTCTGTCGCCTATCGTTTCGGCGCCATGTATATCAAATTTATCGGTACGCATCGGCAGTATGACGCCATTGACGCCAATACCATTGAAGGGGAATAA
- a CDS encoding 2-keto-3-deoxygluconate permease, which yields MKIKATIEKIPGGMMVVPLVLGALLNTFAPQALNVGGFTTALFKNGAAPLIGAFLLCMGAGIHIKAAPKALLIGGSITLTKFIVAVALGFGVERLFGAEGLWGLSSVAIIAAMSNTNGGLYAALAGEFGGEEEVGATPLMSLSDGPVLTMIALGAAGMANIPLMSIVVVLIPMLIGMLLGNLDVQMREFLTKGGPLLIPFFAFALGANIDLSMLIKGGIAGILLGALTTLVGGFFNIKVDRLVGGSGIAGAAASSTAGNAVATPMAIAQADPALAQVVAVATPLVATSVIVTALLTPMLTSWVAKQNRQRKTTSADGGDNI from the coding sequence ATGAAAATTAAAGCGACGATAGAGAAAATCCCTGGGGGAATGATGGTGGTGCCGCTGGTGTTGGGCGCCTTGCTGAATACCTTTGCTCCTCAGGCACTGAACGTCGGGGGATTCACAACCGCGCTATTCAAAAATGGCGCCGCGCCGTTGATTGGCGCGTTCTTATTATGTATGGGCGCGGGGATCCATATCAAGGCGGCGCCTAAGGCGCTGTTGATAGGGGGCAGTATTACGCTGACCAAATTTATCGTGGCGGTGGCGCTGGGCTTTGGGGTCGAGCGGTTGTTCGGGGCGGAAGGTCTTTGGGGATTGTCTTCGGTCGCCATTATTGCCGCCATGAGCAATACCAACGGGGGATTATACGCCGCCTTGGCCGGTGAGTTTGGCGGCGAAGAGGAAGTGGGGGCGACGCCGTTGATGTCGCTCAGCGACGGACCGGTGCTAACCATGATCGCTCTGGGGGCGGCAGGTATGGCCAACATCCCGCTGATGTCGATTGTGGTGGTGTTGATCCCGATGCTGATAGGCATGCTGCTTGGCAATCTCGACGTACAGATGCGGGAATTTCTCACCAAAGGCGGTCCGCTGCTGATCCCGTTTTTCGCCTTCGCGCTGGGCGCGAATATCGATTTGAGCATGCTGATCAAGGGCGGTATAGCGGGCATTTTACTGGGCGCGCTGACCACGCTGGTTGGAGGATTTTTCAATATCAAGGTCGATCGTTTAGTGGGCGGGTCGGGCATCGCCGGCGCGGCGGCTTCCAGCACCGCGGGCAACGCGGTGGCGACGCCGATGGCGATCGCCCAGGCCGATCCGGCATTGGCCCAGGTGGTTGCGGTTGCCACACCGTTAGTCGCCACTTCGGTCATTGTCACTGCATTATTAACGCCGATGCTGACGTCATGGGTGGCGAAGCAAAACCGGCAGCGGAAAACCACGTCGGCGGATGGGGGGGACAATATATGA
- the dtnK gene encoding D-threonate kinase, whose product MKMVVIADDFTGANDTGVQLAKKGARTEVVFDGQRKTPGRAEVLVINTESRALTAQQAADKVRDALQPYCSGSNAPPLIYKKIDSTFRGNVGAEIAAAMAVSDAQIAIVAAAIPAAGRVTLQGQCVVHGVPLAETEFASDPKTPVVSSHIKTLIGLQTEYPIHELDLSEVRSGNLTAALQKLGREGPCIVVVDAEHDGDLVRLAQAITQITVRFLLVGAAGLANALPPTCYLNSEQRLPVLVVAGSMSDATRRQIAFAAESKLLGIVDVDVEELLQADSRDAQDRVTRRAVALLQARQHCVLRTSRHADARRMIETLCEKYQLSRQQLGDSISNALGAITLAIVSQSQIGGLFLTGGDIAIAVARALGAEGYRITSEVAPCVPCGTFINSEIDDLPVITKAGGFGGESTLQDALYFIEEMYRGK is encoded by the coding sequence ATGAAAATGGTGGTGATAGCCGATGATTTTACCGGCGCGAACGATACCGGCGTACAGCTGGCTAAAAAAGGGGCGCGTACCGAAGTTGTGTTCGACGGACAGAGAAAAACGCCGGGCCGGGCCGAAGTGCTGGTGATTAATACCGAGAGTCGGGCATTAACCGCCCAACAGGCGGCGGACAAAGTCAGAGACGCTCTGCAGCCCTACTGTTCGGGAAGCAATGCGCCGCCGCTGATTTATAAAAAAATTGATTCAACGTTTCGCGGCAACGTCGGGGCGGAAATCGCTGCGGCGATGGCGGTCAGCGATGCGCAGATCGCCATCGTCGCCGCGGCCATTCCCGCCGCCGGGCGCGTCACCTTGCAGGGACAATGCGTGGTGCACGGCGTTCCGCTGGCGGAGACGGAGTTTGCCAGCGATCCCAAAACGCCGGTCGTCTCATCACATATTAAAACTCTGATTGGACTGCAAACGGAATATCCCATTCACGAACTGGATCTGTCGGAGGTTCGCTCCGGCAACCTGACGGCGGCGTTACAGAAACTGGGTCGTGAGGGACCGTGCATTGTGGTGGTTGATGCCGAGCATGACGGCGATCTGGTGCGACTGGCTCAGGCGATAACGCAAATCACCGTGCGGTTTTTATTGGTCGGCGCCGCCGGTTTGGCTAATGCGCTTCCTCCCACCTGTTATCTGAATAGCGAACAACGGCTGCCGGTGTTGGTCGTCGCCGGCTCAATGAGTGATGCGACGCGGCGGCAGATTGCCTTTGCCGCCGAGTCAAAATTGCTGGGCATCGTTGATGTCGACGTTGAAGAACTGCTTCAGGCGGATAGCCGGGATGCCCAGGACAGGGTTACGCGCCGCGCGGTGGCGTTGCTTCAGGCCCGCCAGCACTGCGTGCTGCGCACCAGTCGCCACGCCGACGCCCGCCGGATGATAGAGACGCTGTGCGAAAAGTATCAACTAAGCCGTCAGCAACTGGGAGACAGCATCAGCAATGCGTTGGGCGCCATTACGCTGGCCATCGTGAGTCAGTCGCAGATTGGCGGCTTGTTCCTTACCGGCGGCGATATCGCCATCGCCGTCGCCAGAGCGCTGGGCGCGGAAGGGTATCGTATCACCAGTGAAGTTGCCCCCTGTGTGCCATGTGGAACCTTTATTAACAGTGAGATAGACGATCTGCCGGTGATTACCAAAGCCGGCGGGTTTGGCGGAGAGTCAACGCTCCAGGACGCGCTTTATTTTATTGAGGAGATGTACCGTGGCAAATAA
- a CDS encoding D-threonate 4-phosphate dehydrogenase: MGDPAGIGPEIIINALSDGELSGAPAVVVGCLQTLRRVQALGVTANVELKPIQRVSQASFAPGVINVIDEPLEQPDALIPGKVQAQAGDLAYRCIKRATELAMAQEVHAIATAPLNKEALHSAGHIYPGHTELLAKLTHSRDYAMVLYTDKLKVIHVSTHIALRKFLDTLSRERVETVIAMADTFLKRVGFTHPRIAVAGVNPHAGENGLFGDEEINIVSPAIEAMKAKGIEVSGPCPPDTVYLQAYEGQYDMVVAMYHDQGHIPLKLLGFYDGVNITAGLPFIRTSADHGTAFDIAWTGKAKSESMAISIRLAMQLA, encoded by the coding sequence ATGGGCGATCCGGCGGGTATCGGGCCGGAGATTATTATTAATGCCTTGTCTGACGGAGAATTGTCGGGGGCGCCGGCGGTGGTGGTGGGCTGTCTGCAAACGTTACGTCGTGTTCAGGCGTTAGGGGTTACGGCCAATGTTGAACTGAAGCCCATTCAACGGGTTTCGCAGGCAAGTTTCGCTCCCGGCGTCATCAACGTTATAGATGAACCCCTGGAACAGCCTGACGCGCTGATTCCGGGAAAAGTGCAGGCCCAGGCGGGCGATCTGGCCTACCGCTGTATCAAGCGGGCGACCGAATTGGCGATGGCGCAGGAGGTACACGCCATCGCTACCGCGCCGCTGAATAAAGAAGCGCTCCATTCGGCCGGACATATTTATCCGGGGCATACGGAATTGCTGGCGAAACTTACCCACAGCCGCGATTACGCCATGGTGCTGTATACGGATAAGCTGAAAGTTATCCATGTCTCGACGCACATCGCGCTGCGTAAGTTTCTCGACACCCTGAGTAGGGAACGCGTCGAAACGGTGATCGCCATGGCGGATACTTTTCTCAAGCGGGTCGGCTTTACCCATCCGCGCATCGCCGTGGCCGGGGTAAATCCGCACGCCGGGGAGAATGGTCTGTTTGGCGATGAGGAAATAAATATCGTCAGCCCGGCGATTGAGGCGATGAAGGCCAAAGGGATTGAGGTGTCCGGCCCCTGTCCGCCGGATACCGTCTACCTACAGGCGTATGAAGGGCAATACGATATGGTGGTGGCGATGTATCACGATCAAGGGCATATCCCTCTGAAGCTGCTGGGCTTTTATGACGGGGTCAATATTACCGCCGGACTCCCTTTTATTCGTACCTCTGCCGATCATGGCACGGCGTTTGATATTGCCTGGACAGGAAAAGCGAAGTCTGAGAGCATGGCGATCTCAATCCGGTTAGCCATGCAGCTCGCGTAA
- a CDS encoding DeoR/GlpR family DNA-binding transcription regulator translates to MDSVVGQTLSDAFRVSGNNAKGRSRLDQIMDYLKSHNLVTVDELVAVIDASPATIRRDLIKLDKQGVISRTHGGVTLNRFIPAQPTTNEKLQRNLLEKQAIARYAATLVQPGSSVVLDAGTTTLELARNLTHLPLRVITADLQIALFLSEFKQIEVTIIGGRIDDSSQSCIGEHGRRLLRSIYPDIAFISCNSWSLEKGITTPTEEKAGVKQDLLLNASRRVLLADSSKYGAYSLFCITPLSDLSDIVTDGGLPPEVQAQLKAQPFNLTLV, encoded by the coding sequence ATGGATAGCGTCGTGGGGCAAACATTGAGTGATGCTTTCCGCGTGAGCGGAAATAATGCGAAAGGACGAAGCCGTCTTGACCAGATTATGGATTATCTGAAAAGCCATAATCTGGTGACGGTGGATGAACTGGTTGCCGTCATTGATGCTTCCCCGGCGACCATTCGCCGCGATCTGATCAAACTGGATAAACAGGGCGTTATCAGCCGCACTCACGGCGGCGTCACCCTTAACCGCTTTATTCCCGCCCAGCCGACCACCAACGAAAAGCTTCAGCGCAACTTGCTGGAAAAACAGGCCATCGCTCGCTACGCCGCGACGCTGGTGCAACCCGGCAGCTCGGTGGTGCTGGATGCGGGCACCACCACGCTGGAGCTGGCGCGCAACCTGACCCATCTGCCGCTGCGGGTGATCACCGCCGATTTGCAAATCGCGCTGTTTCTGTCGGAATTCAAACAGATTGAAGTCACCATTATCGGCGGGCGGATTGATGACAGCAGCCAGTCGTGTATCGGCGAGCACGGGCGGCGTTTATTACGCAGCATTTACCCGGATATCGCGTTTATCAGCTGCAACTCGTGGAGCCTGGAAAAAGGCATCACCACGCCGACGGAAGAAAAGGCCGGCGTGAAGCAGGATCTCCTGCTCAACGCCAGCCGCCGGGTGTTACTGGCGGACAGCAGTAAATACGGCGCCTATTCACTATTTTGCATCACGCCCTTATCCGACCTGTCGGATATCGTCACCGACGGCGGATTGCCGCCGGAAGTACAGGCGCAACTCAAGGCGCAGCCGTTTAATCTGACGCTGGTGTGA